In Rhinolophus ferrumequinum isolate MPI-CBG mRhiFer1 chromosome 25, mRhiFer1_v1.p, whole genome shotgun sequence, the following proteins share a genomic window:
- the PPM1F gene encoding protein phosphatase 1F has translation MASGAPQQSSQMAEETPGFLDAFLRDFPAPLSPESPLPWNAPGTVLSQEEVEGELAELAVGFLNSRNAPLPLASSLAHEAVSQLLQMDLSEFRKLPRQEEEDDEEEEKEKAPVTLLDAKGLAHSFFNQLWEVCSQWQKQVPSTAWAPQQQWLVSIHAIRNTRRKMEDRHVCLPTFNQLFGLSGPVDRAYFAVFDGHGGVDAAKYAAVHVHANTARQPELPTDPAGALREAFRHTDEMFLLKAKRERLQSGTTGVCALITGKTLHIAWLGDSQVILVKQGQVVKLMEPHKPEHQEEKERIEALGGFVSHMDCWRVNGTLAVSRAIGDIFQKPYVSGEADAASWELTGSEDYLLLACDGFFDVVPHQEVPGLVQSHLVRQQGSGLQVAEELVAAARERGSHDNITVMVVFLRDPQDLLEGEAQGANGKSRDLPSDLSEPENNTPQRS, from the exons ATGGCCTCTGGAGCCCCACAGCAGAGCAGCCAGATGGCAGAGGAGACCCCTGGCTTCCTGGACGCATTCCTCCGTGACTTCCCAGCCCCACTGAGCCCAGAGAGCCCTTTGCCATGGAACGCCCCAGGGACAGTGCTGAGCCAGGAGGAGGTAGAGGGCGAGCTGGCCGAGCTGGCAGTGGGCTTCCTGAACAGCAG GAACGCTCCGCTACCACTTGCTTCATCGCTAGCCCACGAGGCAGTTTCCCAGCTGCTGCAGATGGACCTTTCTGAATTCAGGAAGTTGcccaggcaggaggaggaggacgatgaggaagaggagaaggagaaggcccCTGTGACCC TGCTGGATGCCAAGGGCCTGGCGCACAGCTTCTTTAACCAGCTCTGGGAAGTATGCAGCCAGTGGCAGAAGCAGGTGCCCTCAACTGCCTGGGCTCCACAGCAGCAGTGGCTGGTCTCCATCCATGCCATCCGGAACACTCGCCGCAAGATGGAGGACCGGCACGTGTGCCTTCCCACCTTCAACCAGCTCTTCGGCCTGTCT GGCCCTGTGGACCGTGCCTACTTTGCTGTGTTTGACGGTCACGGAGGGGTGGATGCCGCAAAGTACGCCGCTGTGCATGTACATGCCAACACTGCCCGCCAGCCGGAGCTGCCCACAGACCCCGCAGGAGCCCTCAGAGAGGCTTTCCGGCACACCGATGAGATGTTCCTCTTGAAAGCCAAGCGAGAG CGGCTGCAGAGTGGCACCACGGGTGTGTGTGCGCTCATCACAGGAAAGACCTTGCACATCGCCTGGCTTGGGGACTCCCAGGTCATCCTGGTGAAGCAAGGTCAGGTGGTGAAGCTGATGGAGCCGCATAAACCCGAGCATCAG GAAGAGAAGGAGCGCATCGAAGCGCTGGGTGGCTTCGTGTCTCACATGGACTGCTGGAGAGTCAATGGGACCCTGGCCGTCTCCAGAGCCATTG GGGACATCTTCCAGAAGCCCTATGTTTCTGGGGAGGCGGATGCGGCCTCCTGGGAGCTGACCGGCTCTGAGGACTACCTGCTGCTGGCCTGTGACGGCTTCTTCGATGTTGTCCCTCACCAGGAGGTGCCTGGCCTCGTTCAGAGCCACCTGGTCAGGCAGCAGGGCAGCGGGCTGCAAGTCGCCGAGGAGCTGGTGGCTGCAGCCAGGGAGCGGGGCTCCCATGACAACATCACGGTCATGGTAGTCTTCCTCAGGGATCCCCAAGACCTACTGGAGGGTGAGGCCCAGGGGGCAAACGGGAAAAGCCGTGACTTGCCCTCTGACCTCTCAGAGCCAGAGAACAACACTCCACAGAGAAGCTAG